From Brachionichthys hirsutus isolate HB-005 chromosome 16, CSIRO-AGI_Bhir_v1, whole genome shotgun sequence, a single genomic window includes:
- the epn2 gene encoding epsin-2 isoform X1 → MPSTVRRQMKNMVNNYSDAEKKVREATSNDPWGPSSSLMSEIADLTYNVVAFSEIMSMIWKRLNDHGKNWRHVYKALTLLDYLIKTGSERVALQCKENIFAIQTLKDFQYIDRDGKDQGINVREKSKQLVVLLKDEDRLKGERSQALKTKERMAQVSTGSSQMGFGRGSSQPNLSTSYSEEYGRSEGSPASYHGSTSPNAGSELEQARPQTSGEEELQLQLALAMSREAAEQEDRIRRGDDLRLQMALEESKKGGPDSAKLPKKKREPQSTLMDLMDVPEPGATSDPWGAGAGARAGAAPEDPWHSYGPATKPAATVDPWGAPPSAPPIKSSDPWASNTSAASDPWSSSAARPKTSNTGNFDMFNASNGTSKEDFSEFDSLRSSSSVPTGDGGVASSIPSQASLASSGSGSLDLFDPLPSSVSSTYPTRKTPESFLGPNASLVNLDSLVTKPAQPAPAVNPFLASTGDPTAAAHINPFQVTQPAPPTLNQMRISPMPAGFGSMSESLPAQPNTMAGMAPMGHVMPGMGVGSGGANTAMSSSMPQPLMSMPPQAGTQPTGTTNPFLL, encoded by the exons ATGCCGAGCACCGTGCGTCGGCAGATGAAGAACATGGTGAACAACTATTCTGATGCAGAGAAGAAAGTCAGAGAGGCCACTTCCAACGACCCGTGGGGCCCGTCATCTTCCCTCATGTCTGAGATAGCCGACCTTACTTATAATGTGGTTGCCTTCAGCGAGATAATGAGCATGATATGGAAACGGCTCAATGACCACGGCAAGAATTGGCGCCATGTCTACAAGGCGCTCACCCTGCTCGACTACCTGATCAAGACGGGCTCAGAGCGAGTGGCGCTGCAATGCAAAGAGAACATCTTCGCTATCCAGACTTTGAAGGACTTCCAATACATTGACAGAGACGGCAAAGACCAGGGAATCAACGTTCGGGAGAAGAGCAAGCAGCTGGTGGTCCTCCTCAAGGATGAGGATCGCCTCAAAGGAGAGCG GTCTCAAGCCTTGAAGACCAAAGAGCGTATGGCCCAGGTGTCCACAGGGAGCAGTCAGATGGGGTTTGGCCGAGGCTCATCTCAGCCCAATCTCTCCACTTCTTACAGTGAGGAGTACGGGAGGTCAGAGGGCTCACCTGCCTCCTACCATGGCT CCACGTCCCCCAATGCGGGTTCAGAACTGGAGCAGGCCAGACCTCAGACCAGCGGAGAGGAGGAACTACAGCTGCAACTCGCTTTGGCCATGAGCAGAGAGGCTGCCGAGCAG GAAGATCGCATCCGCCGAGGGGATGACCTAAGACTACAGATGGCGTTGGAGGAGAGCAAGAAAGGAGGTCCGGACTCAGCAAAACTGCccaagaaaaagagagag CCGCAGTCAACTTTGATGGATCTGATGGATGTGCCGGAACCTGGCGCCACTAGTGACCCCTGGGGCGCGGGAGCTGGGGCCAGGGCAGGCGCGGCACCAGAAGACCCCTGGCACTCTTATG GGCCTGCCACTAAACCAGCAGCAACAGTGGACCCGTGGGGGGCGCcaccttctgccccccccataAAGAGCAGTGATCCCTGGGCATCAAACACTTCTGCTGCCTCCGACCCCTGGAGCTCCTCAGCTGCCCGCCCTAAGACTTCCAACACAG GTAACTTTGACATGTTCAATGCATCCAACGGTACGTCCAAAGAGGACTTCTCAGAGTTTGACAGCCtacgctcttcctcctctgtccccaCTG GTGACGGGGGCGTGGCATCCTCTATCCCCTCTCAAGCCAGCCTCGCGAGCAGCGGCAGCGGGAGCCTGGACCTGTTCGACCCCCTGCCCAGCTCCGTATCTTCCACGTACCCTACTAGAAAGACTCCAGAGTCCTTCCTGGGTCCCAATGCGTCCCTGGTCAACCTGGACTCTCTGGTGACCAAACCAGCCCAGCCTGCTCCAGCTGTTAACCCGTTTTTAGCTTCGACAG GTGACCCCACCGCAGCAGCCCACATCAACCCCTTCCAGGTGACCCAGCCAGCGCCCCCTACCCTCAACCAGATGCGGATCAGCCCCATGCCCGCTGGCTTCGGCAGCATGTCCGAGTCCTTGCCTGCTCAGCCCAACACCATGGCTGGTATGGCTCCGATGGGTCACGTGATGCCTGGAATGGGGGTCGGGAGCGGGGGCGCAAACACGGCGATGAGTTCGTCCATGCCCCAGCCCCTGATGAGCATGCCACCCCAAGCTGGGACACAACCCACTGGAACCACCAACCCCTTCCTTTTGTGA
- the epn2 gene encoding epsin-2 isoform X2, protein MPSTVRRQMKNMVNNYSDAEKKVREATSNDPWGPSSSLMSEIADLTYNVVAFSEIMSMIWKRLNDHGKNWRHVYKALTLLDYLIKTGSERVALQCKENIFAIQTLKDFQYIDRDGKDQGINVREKSKQLVVLLKDEDRLKGERSQALKTKERMAQVSTGSSQMGFGRGSSQPNLSTSYSEEYGRSEGSPASYHGSTSPNAGSELEQARPQTSGEEELQLQLALAMSREAAEQEDRIRRGDDLRLQMALEESKKGGPDSAKLPKKKREPQSTLMDLMDVPEPGATSDPWGAGAGARAGAAPEDPWHSYGPATKPAATVDPWGAPPSAPPIKSSDPWASNTSAASDPWSSSAARPKTSNTGDGGVASSIPSQASLASSGSGSLDLFDPLPSSVSSTYPTRKTPESFLGPNASLVNLDSLVTKPAQPAPAVNPFLASTGDPTAAAHINPFQVTQPAPPTLNQMRISPMPAGFGSMSESLPAQPNTMAGMAPMGHVMPGMGVGSGGANTAMSSSMPQPLMSMPPQAGTQPTGTTNPFLL, encoded by the exons ATGCCGAGCACCGTGCGTCGGCAGATGAAGAACATGGTGAACAACTATTCTGATGCAGAGAAGAAAGTCAGAGAGGCCACTTCCAACGACCCGTGGGGCCCGTCATCTTCCCTCATGTCTGAGATAGCCGACCTTACTTATAATGTGGTTGCCTTCAGCGAGATAATGAGCATGATATGGAAACGGCTCAATGACCACGGCAAGAATTGGCGCCATGTCTACAAGGCGCTCACCCTGCTCGACTACCTGATCAAGACGGGCTCAGAGCGAGTGGCGCTGCAATGCAAAGAGAACATCTTCGCTATCCAGACTTTGAAGGACTTCCAATACATTGACAGAGACGGCAAAGACCAGGGAATCAACGTTCGGGAGAAGAGCAAGCAGCTGGTGGTCCTCCTCAAGGATGAGGATCGCCTCAAAGGAGAGCG GTCTCAAGCCTTGAAGACCAAAGAGCGTATGGCCCAGGTGTCCACAGGGAGCAGTCAGATGGGGTTTGGCCGAGGCTCATCTCAGCCCAATCTCTCCACTTCTTACAGTGAGGAGTACGGGAGGTCAGAGGGCTCACCTGCCTCCTACCATGGCT CCACGTCCCCCAATGCGGGTTCAGAACTGGAGCAGGCCAGACCTCAGACCAGCGGAGAGGAGGAACTACAGCTGCAACTCGCTTTGGCCATGAGCAGAGAGGCTGCCGAGCAG GAAGATCGCATCCGCCGAGGGGATGACCTAAGACTACAGATGGCGTTGGAGGAGAGCAAGAAAGGAGGTCCGGACTCAGCAAAACTGCccaagaaaaagagagag CCGCAGTCAACTTTGATGGATCTGATGGATGTGCCGGAACCTGGCGCCACTAGTGACCCCTGGGGCGCGGGAGCTGGGGCCAGGGCAGGCGCGGCACCAGAAGACCCCTGGCACTCTTATG GGCCTGCCACTAAACCAGCAGCAACAGTGGACCCGTGGGGGGCGCcaccttctgccccccccataAAGAGCAGTGATCCCTGGGCATCAAACACTTCTGCTGCCTCCGACCCCTGGAGCTCCTCAGCTGCCCGCCCTAAGACTTCCAACACAG GTGACGGGGGCGTGGCATCCTCTATCCCCTCTCAAGCCAGCCTCGCGAGCAGCGGCAGCGGGAGCCTGGACCTGTTCGACCCCCTGCCCAGCTCCGTATCTTCCACGTACCCTACTAGAAAGACTCCAGAGTCCTTCCTGGGTCCCAATGCGTCCCTGGTCAACCTGGACTCTCTGGTGACCAAACCAGCCCAGCCTGCTCCAGCTGTTAACCCGTTTTTAGCTTCGACAG GTGACCCCACCGCAGCAGCCCACATCAACCCCTTCCAGGTGACCCAGCCAGCGCCCCCTACCCTCAACCAGATGCGGATCAGCCCCATGCCCGCTGGCTTCGGCAGCATGTCCGAGTCCTTGCCTGCTCAGCCCAACACCATGGCTGGTATGGCTCCGATGGGTCACGTGATGCCTGGAATGGGGGTCGGGAGCGGGGGCGCAAACACGGCGATGAGTTCGTCCATGCCCCAGCCCCTGATGAGCATGCCACCCCAAGCTGGGACACAACCCACTGGAACCACCAACCCCTTCCTTTTGTGA